From a region of the Lactuca sativa cultivar Salinas chromosome 4, Lsat_Salinas_v11, whole genome shotgun sequence genome:
- the LOC111902719 gene encoding uncharacterized protein LOC111902719, which produces MDTLQSLRDTGFASILRRLSSFCQTHNIATLEMQDFYVSARNHTTIKTSRFHFEVEIFNTLVDMQLTKYWDQFSETSTQLLEYMSALSPCDSFSQFDKSKLLKLAKFYKYDFDDSDLIDVEGQLVIFYHPYIKDERFTTLKGISELSRLMVSTGKHQSYPLVYKLLNLDLILSVATASVERCFSKMKLLKTDLHSKIGDKFLNKALLCYVETEALVKVDNEKVMEQFQKMSALR; this is translated from the coding sequence ATGGACACATTGCAATCTTTAAGAGACACAGGGTTTGCTAGTATTTTGCGAAGGTTGTCCTCTTTTTGTCAAACACACAATATTGCTACTCTGGAAATGCAGGATTTTTATGTTAGTGCGAGAAACCATACGACCATAAAGACTAGTAGATTTCATTTTGAGGTTGAAATCTTCAACACGTTGGTGGATATGCAACTGACAAAATATTGGGATCAATTTAGTGAAACAAGCACCCAATTACTAGAATACATGAGTGCTTTGAGCCCTTGTGATTCATTTTCACAATTTGACAAATCAAAGTTGTTAAAGTTGGCTAAGTTCTACAAGTATGACTTTGATGATTCGGATTTGATAGATGTTGAAGGACAACTTGTAATATTTTATCACCCTTACATCAAAGATGAGCGTTTTACCACTTTGAAAGGAATTTCCGAGCTTTCTCGTTTAATGGTTAGTACGGGGAAACATCAGTCTTATCCTTTGGTTTATAAGCTTTTAAATTTGGATTTGATATTATCCGTAGCAACCGCAAGTGTAGAAAGATGTTTTTCGAAAATGAAGCTCTTGAAGACCGACTTGCACAGCAAGATTGGTGATAAGTTTTTGAACAAGgcattgctttgctatgttgagACCGAAGCACTTGTGAAAGTTGATAATGAAAAGGTAATGGAACAGTTTCAAAAGATGTCTGCACTAAGATGA